The Methylomarinum vadi genome has a window encoding:
- a CDS encoding hydrogenase maturation protease — MGKPILLFGYGNLSRGDDALGPLLLEYAERSLNLDRIEILSDFQLQVEHALDLEGRERVLFVDAAVNQGKPFVFSRLHPERDLSYTTHAMSPSAVLQVYRTIRGEIPPPSFLLSIAGTHFELGEALSEKAAANLTDACRFIEYLLLEEGGVDDWERLAEQGQTIAA; from the coding sequence ATGGGCAAACCGATACTGTTATTCGGTTACGGTAACTTGAGCCGCGGCGACGATGCGCTTGGACCTTTGCTGCTGGAATATGCCGAACGCAGCTTAAATCTTGATCGTATCGAGATACTCAGCGACTTTCAGTTGCAGGTCGAGCATGCCTTGGATTTAGAAGGTAGAGAACGGGTGTTGTTCGTCGATGCCGCGGTTAATCAGGGCAAGCCGTTTGTTTTCAGTCGTCTGCACCCGGAAAGGGATTTGAGCTACACCACTCATGCGATGAGTCCGTCCGCGGTGCTTCAGGTTTATCGAACCATTAGGGGCGAAATACCCCCGCCATCTTTTTTATTGAGCATCGCTGGAACACATTTTGAGTTGGGCGAAGCGCTCAGCGAAAAAGCGGCAGCGAATTTGACTGATGCATGCCGCTTTATCGAATATTTGCTGCTAGAGGAAGGCGGAGTAGACGATTGGGAACGACTCGCCGAGCAGGGACAAACTATCGCGGCCTGA
- a CDS encoding rhodanese-like domain-containing protein gives MDQYLEFISNHYLLVLALAAVTFLLIQDLVESSFNKFTSISPMIAVTKMNSDDTVIVDVREPHEYIKGHIENSLNIPLGKLDEQLPTLEAYKKNPLIVVCQSGTRSVPACKTLTKAGFEEIYNITGGMQSWEDNKLPMKITSKNKD, from the coding sequence ATGGATCAATATTTAGAATTTATTTCCAATCATTACCTACTGGTTTTGGCGCTTGCCGCCGTCACTTTTTTGCTCATTCAAGACCTTGTTGAAAGTTCCTTCAACAAATTCACCAGCATTTCACCGATGATTGCTGTCACCAAAATGAACAGCGACGACACCGTTATCGTCGACGTCAGGGAGCCTCACGAATACATTAAGGGGCATATTGAAAACTCGCTCAACATTCCTTTAGGCAAATTGGACGAACAGCTGCCCACACTCGAAGCCTATAAAAAAAATCCCCTTATCGTTGTCTGCCAAAGCGGCACACGCTCGGTTCCGGCCTGCAAGACATTGACCAAGGCCGGTTTCGAAGAAATATACAATATCACCGGCGGCATGCAATCTTGGGAAGACAACAAATTGCCGATGAAAATCACTAGCAAAAATAAAGACTAA
- a CDS encoding DsrH/TusB family sulfur metabolism protein, whose protein sequence is MLHIIDQFPISPETLAHTTTGDTVIFTDNAVYAVKQSDIEKTLLEKTYTHINLCVRKADLLLRNISNRDLFRGVAVLDDSDYQSALQQEPAVRSWN, encoded by the coding sequence ATGCTGCATATCATCGACCAATTTCCGATTAGTCCGGAAACACTGGCCCATACTACAACCGGCGATACCGTCATTTTTACCGATAACGCCGTATATGCGGTCAAGCAAAGCGATATTGAAAAGACCCTGCTGGAGAAAACCTACACCCACATTAATTTGTGTGTCCGTAAAGCCGATTTGCTCCTAAGAAACATATCCAACCGCGATTTGTTCCGGGGAGTCGCAGTCTTGGACGATTCTGACTACCAGTCTGCTTTGCAACAGGAACCCGCCGTCAGATCGTGGAATTGA
- a CDS encoding murein hydrolase activator EnvC family protein: protein MAACFSILEGRALAENEQARLEQLKRQIKQVDEDVHRLQQEKRRLSEQLKGIETQYGQVSKSIKRLQADAARLRHALTTISEKIAKTREAIANHKNELESQVRSAHAMGERERLKVIFNQQDPALSSRMLVYYDYLNKARLKKIRLVENKVRALQQLEQEKQKETGLLTVALQQRQREQIELQKVRKERESLVQQLDGLYSSKKSQLARLQEDERKLRQLIAELQKNRDDFPFQEGPDKPFAQLKGQLPWPVHGRLLKKFGSPRSESRWDGVLINAKEGTEIHAVTRGRVVYADWLRGYGLLTIIDHGKGYMTLYAFNQSLYKTEGDWVEAGEVIASVGNSGGRSQASLYFGIRKKGKPENPLKWCRKVRNGRVG from the coding sequence GTGGCGGCCTGTTTCTCGATACTGGAAGGGCGTGCGCTGGCTGAGAATGAACAGGCCCGGCTCGAACAATTAAAGCGGCAGATAAAACAGGTCGATGAAGACGTTCACCGATTGCAGCAAGAAAAAAGACGCTTGTCCGAACAATTAAAGGGAATAGAAACTCAGTACGGGCAAGTTTCTAAAAGTATAAAGAGATTGCAAGCGGATGCCGCTCGCTTGCGCCATGCTTTAACGACTATTAGTGAAAAAATAGCGAAGACTCGAGAAGCCATTGCTAATCATAAAAACGAGTTGGAGAGTCAAGTCAGGTCGGCGCATGCAATGGGGGAAAGGGAACGGTTAAAAGTGATTTTTAATCAACAAGATCCAGCATTATCCAGCCGCATGCTCGTTTATTATGATTACTTGAATAAGGCGAGACTGAAAAAAATACGGTTGGTTGAAAATAAGGTTCGGGCTTTACAGCAATTAGAGCAAGAAAAACAAAAGGAAACGGGTTTATTGACCGTTGCGTTGCAGCAACGCCAGCGTGAACAAATTGAATTGCAGAAGGTCAGAAAGGAACGCGAAAGTTTGGTCCAGCAACTCGACGGCTTGTATTCGAGTAAAAAGTCCCAATTAGCAAGGTTGCAAGAAGATGAGCGCAAGTTGCGGCAATTGATTGCCGAGCTGCAAAAGAATCGAGACGATTTCCCATTTCAGGAAGGGCCGGATAAACCGTTTGCGCAGTTGAAAGGGCAATTGCCCTGGCCGGTCCATGGCAGGTTGCTCAAAAAGTTTGGCAGTCCGCGTTCTGAAAGTCGTTGGGATGGTGTGTTGATCAATGCCAAGGAAGGAACGGAGATTCATGCGGTTACGCGGGGGCGGGTGGTTTATGCGGATTGGTTGCGGGGTTACGGCTTGTTGACTATTATTGACCATGGCAAGGGTTATATGACCTTATATGCATTTAACCAAAGTCTGTACAAAACCGAAGGCGATTGGGTCGAGGCGGGCGAGGTGATTGCATCGGTCGGTAACAGTGGCGGCCGTTCTCAGGCTTCTTTGTATTTTGGCATCCGTAAGAAGGGTAAGCCCGAAAATCCGCTAAAATGGTGCCGAAAAGTACGTAATGGCAGAGTCGGATAG
- a CDS encoding DciA family protein — MADKYRSFQSILNYPQKLFAIYQHKINQQHQLLALVKKVLPAELARHALYCVDKKTKLLLYTDSASWSSQLRFFHQAMLDSLHEHGFKQTETIQFKVMPPLRGEKKPSHARIPSRETIELLGKQAAQQQDRDLQRALAKLKRTLEKRSREND; from the coding sequence ATGGCCGATAAATACCGCTCCTTTCAGTCTATTTTGAATTATCCGCAAAAATTGTTTGCTATTTATCAACATAAAATTAACCAACAACACCAACTTCTCGCCCTGGTCAAAAAGGTACTTCCGGCAGAACTTGCCCGTCACGCGCTCTATTGTGTCGATAAAAAGACAAAATTATTGCTTTATACCGACTCCGCTTCCTGGTCCTCTCAGTTACGTTTTTTTCACCAAGCCATGCTCGATTCGCTCCATGAACATGGCTTCAAGCAAACGGAAACAATACAATTCAAAGTCATGCCCCCCTTGCGCGGCGAAAAGAAACCGTCCCATGCCAGAATCCCTTCCCGGGAAACTATCGAATTGCTCGGGAAGCAAGCGGCGCAACAACAAGATCGCGACTTGCAACGCGCCTTGGCAAAATTGAAGCGAACGCTGGAAAAGCGTTCCAGAGAAAATGATTGA
- a CDS encoding 2Fe-2S iron-sulfur cluster-binding protein, translating to MSKTITIDGKKIPFSEGQTIMEAATEAGVYIPHLCHNPDYEPHGSCKLCTVSVNGRNCTACTFPAMDGQEVISESRELEHDRQRITQMLFVEGNHFCPGCEKTGNCQLQAVAYHLNMLDNHFPHFFADREVDASHPDILIDHNRCIFCTLCVRASREKDGKNVFAISGRGINKHLIVNSASGKLGDSDIDVNDCAAHICPTGAILIKRQGYRIPIGQRIYDHKEINEVALEQEREGHGG from the coding sequence ATGAGTAAGACAATCACCATTGACGGTAAAAAAATCCCTTTTAGCGAAGGGCAAACGATCATGGAAGCGGCGACCGAGGCCGGCGTTTATATTCCGCATCTTTGCCACAATCCAGACTACGAACCGCATGGCAGCTGCAAACTCTGCACCGTTAGCGTTAACGGAAGAAACTGCACGGCCTGTACTTTCCCGGCCATGGATGGGCAGGAGGTTATCAGCGAAAGCCGGGAACTGGAACATGACCGGCAACGGATTACGCAGATGTTGTTCGTCGAAGGTAACCATTTTTGTCCCGGCTGCGAAAAAACCGGCAACTGCCAGTTGCAGGCGGTCGCCTATCATCTAAATATGCTGGATAATCATTTCCCGCATTTTTTTGCCGATAGAGAAGTCGATGCCTCGCATCCCGATATTTTGATCGACCACAATCGCTGTATATTCTGCACCCTTTGTGTCAGGGCCAGTCGCGAGAAAGACGGCAAGAATGTTTTTGCGATCAGCGGGCGCGGCATCAACAAGCATCTGATCGTCAATTCCGCCAGCGGTAAATTGGGCGATAGCGATATCGATGTCAATGATTGTGCCGCGCATATTTGTCCGACCGGTGCGATCCTGATCAAGCGACAGGGTTATCGGATACCGATCGGTCAGCGGATTTATGATCATAAGGAAATTAACGAAGTGGCGTTAGAGCAGGAGAGAGAAGGTCATGGCGGATAA
- a CDS encoding NAD(P)H-dependent glycerol-3-phosphate dehydrogenase: MATSICVLGAGSWGTALAIQAARNGCNTLLWGHKPEHMHDLQQSRKNRRYLPDTSFPDLLHVTDNLEQAVKFSSIILLAVPSHAFKDTLLKIKPFLGSSNQIAWATKGFNPEDGSLLHTVVTRKLGDNIETAALSGPTFAGEVAAELPTAITIASSSPLFAIQLTEIFHSQHFRTYTSSDIIGVQVGGAVKNVLAIAAGIADGLGFGANTRAALITRGLHEIIRLGTHLGGQPDTFMGLAGLGDLILTCTDNQSRNRRFGLALGQGKSKQQAVMEIGQEIEGVSAARVTFQLSQKLAIEMPITEQTYRVLYENLDPRVAVQNLLNRDQKAEFN; encoded by the coding sequence ATGGCAACGTCGATTTGTGTTCTGGGTGCCGGCTCATGGGGGACGGCGCTTGCCATACAGGCAGCCAGAAACGGTTGCAACACCCTGCTTTGGGGCCATAAACCCGAACACATGCACGACTTGCAACAATCCAGAAAAAACCGGCGCTACTTACCGGACACAAGCTTTCCCGATTTATTGCATGTCACCGACAACCTGGAACAAGCAGTCAAGTTCAGTTCGATTATCTTGCTGGCTGTTCCCAGCCATGCATTTAAAGACACATTACTAAAAATCAAACCATTTCTAGGGTCAAGCAATCAAATTGCCTGGGCGACCAAAGGCTTCAACCCGGAAGACGGCTCATTGCTGCATACCGTTGTCACAAGGAAACTTGGCGACAATATAGAAACCGCCGCACTGTCGGGCCCGACCTTCGCCGGAGAAGTCGCTGCCGAATTACCAACCGCAATCACCATTGCGTCCTCATCCCCATTGTTTGCCATACAGTTGACTGAGATTTTCCACAGCCAGCATTTCAGAACCTATACCAGTTCCGACATCATCGGCGTTCAAGTCGGCGGCGCTGTAAAAAATGTTCTGGCGATTGCCGCCGGTATCGCCGACGGACTGGGGTTTGGCGCTAATACCCGGGCCGCATTGATCACACGGGGCCTGCATGAAATCATCCGCTTAGGCACGCATCTAGGCGGCCAACCGGATACCTTCATGGGACTGGCCGGCCTGGGAGACCTGATTTTAACCTGCACCGACAACCAATCCAGAAACCGCCGTTTCGGCCTGGCGCTAGGCCAAGGTAAAAGCAAACAGCAAGCCGTCATGGAAATTGGCCAGGAAATCGAGGGCGTGTCCGCGGCCCGAGTGACCTTTCAACTATCGCAGAAATTGGCTATCGAAATGCCAATCACCGAACAAACTTATCGGGTCTTATATGAAAATCTAGATCCCCGCGTCGCGGTTCAAAATCTGCTGAATCGCGATCAAAAAGCCGAATTCAACTAA
- a CDS encoding ArsR/SmtB family transcription factor yields MEKEELILYNDAEINRAARCLKAMSHPLRLKILCVLGNNRKKVQEIVEEVGTSQSNISQHLAILREKDILACDKKANCVYYYIDDERMLKLIRMMREVFCNCE; encoded by the coding sequence ATGGAAAAAGAAGAACTCATTCTTTATAACGATGCCGAAATTAATCGTGCAGCCCGCTGCCTCAAGGCAATGTCCCACCCTTTACGGTTAAAAATTCTTTGTGTGCTGGGCAACAATAGAAAAAAAGTTCAGGAAATCGTAGAAGAGGTCGGCACTAGCCAAAGTAACATTTCACAACATTTGGCCATACTCAGGGAAAAAGACATTCTGGCATGCGATAAAAAAGCAAATTGCGTCTATTACTATATCGACGACGAACGCATGCTTAAACTTATCCGCATGATGCGGGAAGTATTTTGTAACTGCGAATAA
- the lpxC gene encoding UDP-3-O-acyl-N-acetylglucosamine deacetylase, giving the protein MIKQRTLKNTIRATGVGLHTGDKVYLTLRPAEPDAGISFRRIDLPEPVIIRAKPENVGETMLSTTLVENGVKVATVEHLLSAMAGLGIDNAVIDVSAPEVPIMDGSAGPFVFLLQSAGVMEQESPKQYIKIKKPIRVEDNDKWAAFEPFDGFKVTFTIDFEHPAFSDHLKTAVMDFSTTTFVKEVARARTFGFMKDIEFLRENNLALGGSLDNAIVVDDDKVLNEDGLRYADEFVKHKILDAIGDLYLLGHSLIGEFKGFKSGHALNNKLLLALLADPDAWEMVTFDKDEDAPISFMRSAQPSGASASS; this is encoded by the coding sequence AAAAATACGATACGGGCTACCGGGGTAGGGCTTCACACCGGCGACAAGGTTTATCTGACCTTGCGTCCGGCCGAGCCCGATGCCGGGATCAGTTTTCGTCGTATCGATTTGCCGGAACCGGTGATAATTAGGGCGAAGCCGGAAAATGTCGGTGAAACGATGCTATCCACGACGCTGGTGGAAAACGGCGTTAAGGTCGCTACCGTCGAGCATTTGTTATCGGCCATGGCCGGCTTGGGTATCGACAATGCCGTTATCGATGTCAGTGCCCCCGAGGTGCCGATCATGGATGGCAGTGCCGGACCATTCGTGTTTTTATTGCAGTCCGCTGGCGTGATGGAACAGGAATCTCCTAAGCAGTATATAAAGATAAAAAAGCCAATTCGTGTCGAGGATAATGATAAATGGGCCGCTTTTGAACCGTTCGATGGATTTAAAGTGACTTTTACCATCGATTTCGAACATCCGGCTTTTTCCGATCATTTGAAAACGGCAGTGATGGATTTTTCCACGACTACCTTCGTTAAGGAAGTCGCTCGGGCAAGAACTTTCGGTTTCATGAAAGATATCGAATTCTTGCGCGAAAACAACCTCGCTTTAGGCGGCAGTTTGGACAATGCCATCGTGGTCGACGACGATAAGGTGTTGAACGAAGACGGCTTGCGTTATGCCGATGAATTCGTCAAACATAAAATCCTCGACGCCATCGGTGACCTTTATTTGCTCGGCCATAGTTTGATCGGCGAATTTAAAGGCTTCAAATCGGGGCACGCTTTGAACAACAAATTGTTATTGGCTTTGTTAGCCGACCCGGATGCGTGGGAAATGGTGACATTTGACAAAGACGAAGATGCGCCAATTTCCTTCATGCGTTCAGCGCAACCATCGGGCGCCTCCGCCTCTTCATAA
- a CDS encoding NADH-quinone oxidoreductase subunit B family protein translates to MADKIRVATTSLAGCFGCHMSFLDIDERMLQLAESVEFDRSPITDIEHCTNCDIGLIEGGVCNSENVHVLREFRKNCKILVAVGACAVNGGLPAMRNHIDLEDCLKEAYIDGIGVENAQIPSDPELPLLLNQVHPIHEIVKIDYFLPGCPPSADVFWKFLTDLLAGREPELPYELVHYD, encoded by the coding sequence ATGGCGGATAAAATCAGAGTAGCAACCACGTCGTTGGCAGGCTGTTTCGGCTGCCACATGTCCTTTCTCGATATCGATGAGCGCATGCTGCAGCTGGCTGAATCGGTCGAATTCGATCGCTCGCCGATTACCGACATCGAACATTGCACGAATTGCGATATCGGTTTGATCGAAGGGGGCGTCTGTAATTCGGAAAACGTCCATGTTTTGCGCGAGTTTCGCAAAAATTGCAAGATATTGGTTGCGGTCGGCGCCTGCGCTGTCAACGGCGGCTTGCCGGCCATGCGCAATCATATCGATTTGGAAGATTGTCTGAAGGAAGCCTATATCGACGGTATCGGCGTAGAAAATGCGCAAATCCCCAGTGACCCGGAGTTGCCGCTGTTATTGAATCAGGTTCATCCGATCCATGAAATCGTCAAGATCGATTATTTTCTGCCGGGATGTCCGCCGTCAGCCGACGTGTTTTGGAAATTCCTGACCGATTTGCTGGCGGGCCGGGAGCCGGAGTTGCCCTATGAATTGGTGCATTACGATTAA
- a CDS encoding NAD(P)H-dependent oxidoreductase subunit E, with amino-acid sequence MKQFLDQVLESAERQSTRLMQILRAVQDEYHYIPEQAIDYLAEQLNIARTQIISVAEFYSFFHLQPQGHYEILISDSITDLMLGKANIMAYLSKALRVEVGAVREDGIVSLNNTSCTGMCDQGPAGLVNGYAITKLDRPKIDRMAELIDNQVPLADWPAEFFQVDDNIRKPGLLLQQEIDQGAGLRQAFARGLQETLAEIDKSGLRGRGGAGFNTAMKWRFCAEEQSDRHYVVCNADEGEPGTFKDRVLLNSYADQVFEGMTLCAAIIGAEQGYLYLRGEYRHLEQQLRDLLQQRREAGLLGDNILGQGLNFDIEICMGAGAYICGEESALIESLEGKRGIPRNRPPYPVSHGYLNKPTVVNNVETFMAAAAISANGGDWFKGAGTEKSAGSKILSISGDCALPGIYEYPFGTTIAQILHDCGAVDVLGVQIGGPSGTFISKHELERKLAFEDLATGGSFIILNNSRNLFAMVKNFTHFFAHESCGFCTPCRVGTSLLKNQLDKVLDGHGSAGDVVALEELCQLVKNYSHCGLGQTAANPILTTLQRYPDLYQNQLKEISYEPGFDLDAALETARRMAHRDDAAAHLTQVED; translated from the coding sequence ATGAAACAATTTCTTGATCAAGTGCTGGAATCAGCCGAGCGCCAGTCTACCAGACTGATGCAGATTCTTCGGGCGGTGCAGGATGAATATCATTATATTCCTGAACAAGCCATCGATTATCTCGCCGAGCAACTGAATATCGCCCGAACCCAGATTATCAGCGTTGCCGAATTCTACAGTTTTTTTCATTTGCAACCGCAAGGGCACTATGAAATTTTAATCAGTGACTCGATAACCGATTTGATGTTGGGCAAGGCAAATATCATGGCTTATTTGTCCAAGGCCTTAAGAGTCGAAGTCGGCGCGGTACGTGAGGACGGGATCGTCAGCCTGAATAACACTTCCTGTACCGGCATGTGCGACCAGGGTCCGGCCGGATTGGTCAACGGTTATGCGATCACCAAACTGGACCGGCCCAAAATAGACCGAATGGCCGAGTTGATCGACAACCAGGTTCCATTGGCGGACTGGCCGGCGGAGTTTTTTCAGGTCGATGACAATATTCGTAAGCCGGGATTGTTGTTGCAACAGGAGATTGACCAAGGCGCCGGGCTGCGACAGGCCTTCGCCAGAGGTTTGCAGGAAACGTTGGCCGAGATCGATAAGTCCGGGCTGCGCGGGCGCGGCGGTGCCGGTTTCAATACCGCGATGAAATGGCGTTTTTGCGCCGAGGAGCAAAGCGATCGGCATTATGTCGTTTGTAACGCCGATGAGGGCGAACCGGGAACATTCAAAGACCGGGTGCTTCTGAACAGCTATGCTGATCAAGTCTTCGAAGGCATGACGCTGTGTGCCGCTATTATCGGCGCCGAACAAGGGTATTTATATTTACGCGGCGAATATCGTCATCTTGAGCAACAATTGCGGGATCTTTTGCAACAGCGCCGCGAAGCCGGTTTGCTAGGCGACAATATCCTTGGTCAAGGACTGAATTTCGATATCGAAATTTGTATGGGGGCGGGAGCTTACATTTGTGGCGAGGAATCGGCCTTGATCGAATCCCTGGAAGGCAAGCGCGGTATCCCGCGCAACCGGCCGCCATATCCGGTCAGTCACGGATACCTGAACAAACCCACCGTGGTCAATAATGTGGAAACCTTCATGGCCGCGGCGGCTATTTCGGCGAACGGCGGCGACTGGTTCAAGGGGGCCGGAACCGAAAAGTCGGCCGGCAGCAAGATTCTCAGCATTAGCGGGGACTGCGCCCTGCCCGGCATCTATGAGTATCCGTTTGGTACCACCATCGCGCAAATACTGCATGATTGCGGCGCCGTCGATGTTCTGGGTGTGCAAATTGGCGGCCCGTCGGGCACCTTTATTTCCAAACATGAGCTGGAACGCAAATTGGCGTTCGAGGACTTGGCCACCGGCGGATCGTTTATCATCCTGAACAACAGCCGCAACCTTTTCGCCATGGTGAAAAATTTCACCCATTTTTTCGCTCACGAAAGTTGTGGGTTCTGCACCCCTTGCCGGGTTGGAACGTCGTTACTGAAAAATCAGTTGGACAAGGTTTTGGACGGCCACGGCTCGGCCGGCGATGTGGTCGCGTTGGAGGAATTGTGTCAACTGGTCAAAAATTACAGCCATTGCGGTTTGGGACAAACGGCGGCTAATCCGATTCTGACCACGTTACAGCGTTACCCTGATTTATATCAAAATCAGTTGAAGGAAATTAGTTACGAACCCGGTTTCGATCTCGATGCGGCGTTGGAGACGGCCAGACGCATGGCGCATCGGGACGACGCCGCTGCCCATTTGACTCAGGTGGAGGACTGA
- the secB gene encoding protein-export chaperone SecB: MAEETKTTEEKQFSIQKIYTKDISFETPNAPKVFTSKWEPSVDFNLGTNVETLENNLFEVSLTVTVTVKTADTTAYLVEATQAGIFTLSGFTEQEMGPMLGSFCPNILFPYAREVVSDLVSKGGFPQLLLAPVNFDALYAQHLQQSQQQSATSDKLN, encoded by the coding sequence ATGGCTGAAGAAACCAAAACTACGGAAGAGAAACAATTTTCCATTCAAAAAATCTATACCAAGGATATCTCTTTCGAGACGCCTAATGCTCCAAAGGTATTCACTTCCAAATGGGAACCTTCCGTCGATTTTAATTTAGGCACCAATGTTGAGACGCTGGAAAACAACCTGTTCGAAGTCTCTTTGACCGTAACCGTGACGGTAAAAACCGCCGACACCACCGCTTACCTGGTGGAAGCGACACAGGCAGGGATTTTCACCTTGTCCGGCTTCACTGAACAGGAAATGGGCCCCATGCTCGGCAGCTTTTGCCCTAATATTTTATTTCCTTACGCCCGCGAGGTCGTTTCCGATTTAGTCAGCAAAGGCGGTTTCCCACAATTATTGCTGGCGCCGGTGAATTTCGACGCCCTTTATGCCCAGCATTTGCAACAGTCGCAACAACAATCCGCGACTTCTGACAAATTAAACTGA
- a CDS encoding Ni/Fe hydrogenase subunit alpha, giving the protein MYEHLETATQTENLKRVIVDPVSRVEGHGKVSLLLDENNQVKQARLHIVEFRGFEKFIQGRPYWELPVMVQRLCGICPVSHHLAAAKAIDQLVGVDPENLPSAADKLRRLLHFGQVMQSHALHFFHLSSPDLLFGFDSDISKRNIIAVLGEYPDIGVQGVKLRKYGQEVIRMVSGKRIHGTGAIPGGMNKALSKEERDYLLQDIDQMIEWAVASVALVKKVHCSNLPYYDEFATVRSNYLGLVKPNGALELYHGGLRAKNDRGETLLDHVDYCEYNQYIHEEVRSWSYMKFPYLTALGKEQGWYRVGPLARVNNCDFIDTPLAEAERAEFKQHSGEEMVHSTLAFHWARLIELLHCAESIKLLLNDADIMSSDLLAEGEKRYEGIGVIEAPRGTLFHHYQVDDNNIVTKANLIVSTTSNNMGMNESVRQVAAEYLSGQELTEPLLNNLEVAIRAYDPCLSCATHAVGKMPLQLELFDAEGKLLDRMMKHGDGEIEQGI; this is encoded by the coding sequence ATGTACGAACATTTAGAAACAGCTACACAAACAGAAAACCTGAAGCGGGTAATCGTCGATCCGGTTTCTCGGGTGGAAGGACATGGCAAGGTTTCCCTGTTGCTGGACGAAAACAATCAGGTCAAACAGGCGCGACTGCATATCGTCGAATTTCGCGGCTTCGAAAAATTCATTCAGGGACGGCCTTACTGGGAGTTGCCGGTGATGGTGCAGCGCTTGTGCGGAATCTGTCCGGTCAGCCATCACCTGGCCGCCGCCAAGGCCATAGATCAATTGGTCGGCGTCGATCCGGAGAATCTGCCGTCGGCGGCAGATAAATTAAGGCGTTTGCTGCATTTCGGCCAGGTGATGCAGTCTCACGCGTTGCATTTCTTCCATTTGTCCAGTCCCGATTTGTTGTTTGGTTTCGATAGCGATATCAGCAAGCGCAATATCATCGCCGTGTTGGGCGAATATCCGGACATCGGCGTTCAGGGAGTCAAGTTGCGTAAATACGGCCAGGAAGTCATACGCATGGTCTCCGGTAAGAGGATTCACGGTACCGGCGCCATTCCCGGTGGGATGAATAAAGCGCTAAGCAAGGAGGAAAGGGATTATCTGTTGCAGGATATCGACCAGATGATCGAGTGGGCGGTGGCGTCGGTAGCGTTGGTCAAAAAAGTGCATTGCTCCAATTTGCCGTATTACGATGAATTTGCGACGGTTCGCAGTAACTATCTCGGTCTGGTCAAGCCGAACGGCGCATTGGAACTGTATCACGGCGGACTCAGGGCAAAGAATGATCGTGGTGAGACGTTGCTGGATCATGTCGACTATTGCGAGTATAACCAATATATCCATGAGGAAGTCCGCTCCTGGAGTTATATGAAATTTCCTTATTTGACCGCTCTAGGCAAGGAGCAGGGCTGGTATAGGGTCGGGCCGCTGGCGCGGGTCAATAATTGCGATTTTATCGATACGCCGTTGGCCGAGGCAGAGCGGGCGGAATTCAAACAGCATAGTGGCGAGGAGATGGTGCACAGCACGTTGGCTTTCCACTGGGCGCGCCTGATCGAGTTGTTGCATTGCGCGGAAAGCATCAAGTTGTTGCTGAACGACGCCGACATCATGAGTTCCGATTTGTTGGCCGAAGGCGAGAAGCGTTACGAAGGTATCGGTGTGATCGAGGCGCCGCGAGGTACCTTGTTTCATCACTACCAGGTCGACGACAACAATATCGTGACCAAGGCCAATTTGATCGTCTCCACTACCAGCAACAACATGGGGATGAACGAGTCGGTCCGGCAGGTGGCCGCCGAATATTTGTCCGGCCAGGAATTGACCGAACCGTTGTTGAACAATCTCGAAGTGGCGATTCGCGCCTACGACCCCTGTTTGTCCTGCGCGACGCATGCCGTCGGCAAAATGCCGCTGCAATTGGAATTGTTCGATGCGGAAGGTAAGCTGCTCGACCGGATGATGAAGCATGGTGACGGCGAGATTGAGCAGGGAATTTGA